In Leptodesmis sichuanensis A121, the following are encoded in one genomic region:
- the rpmI gene encoding 50S ribosomal protein L35 produces MPKLKTRKAAAKRLRASGSGKIMRRQTYRSHLLEHKSASRKRRLSGVVVVNERDVANVHLMLPYL; encoded by the coding sequence ATGCCGAAGTTGAAAACCCGTAAAGCGGCTGCTAAACGCCTGAGAGCCAGCGGCTCTGGCAAGATTATGCGGCGGCAAACCTACAGAAGCCACCTGCTGGAACATAAGAGTGCTTCTCGCAAACGCCGTCTTTCTGGAGTGGTTGTGGTGAATGAGCGAGATGTGGCCAACGTTCATCTGATGCTCCCTTACCTCTAG
- a CDS encoding transporter substrate-binding domain-containing protein — MTTLSIVGVAGSLLFAPLLVSAADLQTIRQRGRLIVAVKDNLRPLGFRDGQGQLQGLEIDLARQLAQDILGRSDAVEFRPVTNADRFPAVLNGEVDVAIANITLTPSRLRILNFSLPYYTTGAALITRDPAIRQVADLRGKAIAVLNGTTTVEVLRRQLPDAKLVGVTSYEAARAAIETDSVAAVAADATVLTGWVQESPQYRLLLPVLSSELLGVVLPKGQQYADLQGAINQTIARLKANGWLEQRAKYWGLPQ; from the coding sequence GTGACTACCCTATCTATCGTTGGTGTCGCTGGCTCATTACTCTTTGCGCCCCTGCTTGTGTCTGCCGCTGATTTGCAGACAATCAGACAGCGGGGGCGTTTGATCGTAGCTGTGAAGGATAACCTGCGACCTTTGGGCTTTCGGGATGGGCAGGGCCAGCTTCAGGGATTGGAAATTGATCTGGCCAGACAACTGGCACAAGACATCCTGGGCCGATCGGATGCGGTAGAATTCCGTCCCGTTACGAATGCCGATCGCTTTCCGGCAGTGCTGAATGGAGAGGTGGATGTGGCGATCGCCAATATCACCCTGACTCCCTCCCGCCTCCGGATTCTCAACTTCAGCCTGCCTTACTACACCACAGGTGCCGCTCTGATTACCAGGGATCCTGCCATTCGTCAGGTGGCAGATTTAAGGGGAAAAGCGATCGCTGTCCTGAATGGAACAACCACGGTTGAGGTGCTTCGCAGACAGTTACCCGACGCGAAGCTGGTGGGTGTGACTTCCTACGAAGCGGCCAGAGCCGCGATCGAGACGGATAGCGTTGCTGCTGTTGCCGCTGATGCCACTGTGCTGACCGGATGGGTACAGGAGTCGCCTCAATACCGCCTGCTCCTTCCCGTTCTATCTTCCGAGTTACTGGGTGTGGTGCTGCCCAAAGGCCAACAGTATGCAGACTTGCAAGGGGCGATTAACCAGACGATCGCCCGCTTAAAGGCTAATGGCTGGTTAGAGCAACGGGCAAAATACTGGGGACTGCCGCAGTAG
- the rplT gene encoding 50S ribosomal protein L20, with protein MARVKRGNVARKRRKKILKLAKGFRGSHSKLFRTANQQVMKALRNAYRDRRKRKRDFRRLWITRINAAARLHGMSYSQLIGNLKKANIQINRKMLAQMAILDPTGFGKVMELAQAAKQSS; from the coding sequence ATGGCACGGGTTAAGCGCGGGAATGTAGCGCGGAAGCGGCGCAAAAAGATTCTGAAGCTGGCAAAAGGGTTTCGGGGTTCCCATTCCAAATTGTTTCGGACAGCCAATCAGCAGGTGATGAAGGCGCTGCGGAATGCCTACCGCGATCGCCGCAAACGGAAGCGTGATTTTCGTCGGTTGTGGATTACTCGGATTAATGCCGCCGCTCGTTTACACGGGATGAGCTACAGCCAGTTAATCGGCAATTTGAAAAAGGCCAATATCCAAATCAACCGGAAAATGCTGGCTCAAATGGCGATTCTGGATCCCACTGGCTTTGGCAAAGTGATGGAACTGGCTCAAGCCGCCAAGCAATCCTCCTAA
- a CDS encoding efflux RND transporter permease subunit, whose translation MESPQRKSNRERFNISRLAIQYPWFTLGFWIAVMVAGLLAFSSLKYALFPDITFPVVVVNASAPLTNAAETEAKLTVPIEKGVKELEAKQGLTKVRSSTYPGRAIVSLAFEVGTKLEQSEQNVETVLKRVKLPEGATYEVKPINLNESAAVSYAISSSTEKLPALTETAQSKIVPAIAQVPGVLKVNLIGVPGAVQAKEATATNGVKEMVLSPGSSAVRWNGQDVLAFEVVKRSDANTLEVVKEVEAVVEKLQKQLPAVQLTLASTQAEYIHQATHSTIDALIEAIVLSVIVMYPFLRNWKATVISALAIPTSLFGTFIVMAIFGFNLETITLLALALVIGIIVDDAIVDVENIMRHLEDGKPPRQAVIEATNEIGLTVTAATLTVVAVFLPVALMEGVVGQFFRPFSITVSAAVFISLLVARTLSPMLAAHWLRSKKHSQMEKYSELESSGEALVEPLAADLVPANQEQYRYGLVGWYRNLLKWSLEHRRIVIAIAILSFVAGLALIPFIPTGFIPKLDRGEFNITYTAPLPTLSNPAALAAAAKQAGQTGVDPALAKSLPQGLPPGVNPAALAAAKLPPIDPLKDSVAVAKQLETAVKQNPAVESVFTTVGTRQQPNQGTLYVKLRNDRTSKTAEVQDQVRKNLPVIKGVTTSVEDIQFVDTGGEKPLQVVLMGQDPIVLSKIAKGIQQRMTKLPGLADITVTGGTNEKNRITQIERVESKRVAYISANLGKDVALGKATRQVEAIAKDEIAKQGATQTVSLLRGSDSARVEEIFDDFKVTLGLAVLCIMIVLVLLFKSLLDPIVVAISLPLSLVGALLASLLTRTDFGMISIIGIILLLGLTNKSAILLVDYINQLRRAGVSRTEAILTAGPVRLRPILMTTVATILGMVPIALGLGAGAELRSPMAITIVGGLVTSTLLSLIVIPVVYAVFDDFRQGVKFKLKKLF comes from the coding sequence ATGGAATCCCCTCAACGCAAATCGAATAGAGAACGTTTCAATATCTCCAGGCTGGCTATTCAATACCCCTGGTTCACGCTGGGATTTTGGATTGCCGTCATGGTTGCGGGGCTACTGGCCTTTAGCTCTCTAAAGTATGCTTTATTCCCTGACATTACGTTTCCAGTGGTCGTTGTCAATGCTTCTGCGCCCTTGACCAATGCGGCAGAAACCGAAGCCAAACTGACCGTTCCCATCGAAAAAGGAGTGAAGGAACTGGAAGCCAAGCAAGGACTGACAAAGGTGCGGTCTTCTACCTATCCGGGACGGGCGATCGTCAGTTTGGCCTTTGAAGTGGGAACCAAACTGGAGCAGTCAGAACAGAATGTTGAGACGGTGTTGAAGCGGGTGAAATTGCCGGAGGGAGCCACCTATGAGGTCAAACCAATTAACCTGAATGAGTCGGCAGCCGTCAGTTATGCCATTTCCAGTTCAACAGAAAAGTTACCTGCGTTAACGGAAACGGCCCAGAGCAAAATTGTCCCCGCGATCGCTCAGGTTCCTGGTGTTTTGAAAGTCAATTTAATCGGGGTTCCGGGTGCTGTGCAGGCGAAGGAAGCCACAGCCACGAATGGAGTCAAAGAAATGGTTCTGAGTCCCGGAAGTTCTGCCGTGCGCTGGAATGGACAGGATGTGCTGGCGTTTGAAGTGGTGAAACGCAGTGATGCCAACACGCTGGAGGTAGTGAAGGAGGTTGAAGCCGTTGTTGAGAAATTGCAGAAACAGTTGCCTGCAGTTCAACTAACGCTGGCTTCTACGCAGGCGGAGTATATTCATCAGGCCACTCATTCGACAATCGATGCCCTGATTGAGGCGATTGTGCTGTCGGTGATTGTCATGTATCCCTTTCTCCGCAACTGGAAGGCAACGGTGATTTCGGCTCTGGCCATCCCCACCTCCCTGTTTGGCACCTTTATTGTGATGGCCATCTTTGGCTTCAACCTGGAAACTATTACACTGCTGGCCCTGGCTCTGGTGATTGGGATTATCGTGGATGACGCGATCGTTGATGTCGAAAACATCATGCGCCATTTAGAAGACGGCAAACCACCCCGGCAAGCGGTGATTGAAGCAACGAATGAGATCGGCTTAACGGTCACGGCGGCAACGTTGACGGTCGTTGCGGTCTTTCTGCCCGTGGCTTTGATGGAAGGAGTCGTCGGTCAGTTCTTCCGTCCGTTTAGCATTACCGTATCGGCAGCGGTCTTTATTTCTCTGCTAGTGGCCCGTACCCTTTCCCCCATGCTGGCGGCCCATTGGTTGCGCTCCAAAAAACACTCCCAGATGGAGAAATATTCAGAATTGGAATCGTCCGGTGAGGCATTAGTTGAGCCGCTGGCTGCAGATCTCGTGCCTGCTAACCAGGAACAATACCGTTACGGGTTGGTGGGCTGGTATCGCAATCTCTTGAAGTGGTCTTTGGAGCATCGCCGGATAGTGATTGCGATCGCCATTCTCAGTTTTGTCGCAGGTCTGGCGTTAATCCCATTTATTCCCACAGGGTTTATTCCCAAGCTCGATCGCGGGGAGTTCAATATCACCTATACCGCTCCCCTGCCCACCCTTTCCAATCCAGCAGCGTTAGCGGCAGCCGCTAAACAGGCAGGCCAGACGGGAGTTGATCCAGCTTTAGCCAAGTCCCTGCCTCAAGGCTTACCACCAGGAGTCAACCCTGCTGCTTTAGCAGCGGCTAAACTTCCCCCGATCGATCCCCTGAAAGATTCTGTGGCAGTGGCTAAACAGCTAGAAACTGCTGTCAAACAAAATCCGGCTGTAGAAAGTGTCTTTACGACTGTAGGCACCCGACAGCAACCCAATCAGGGAACTCTGTATGTCAAGTTGCGCAACGATCGCACCTCCAAGACTGCTGAAGTGCAGGATCAGGTACGGAAAAATCTGCCTGTCATCAAGGGAGTCACCACCAGTGTCGAAGATATTCAATTTGTCGATACAGGGGGCGAAAAACCTTTACAGGTGGTGCTGATGGGGCAGGATCCAATCGTCCTGAGTAAGATTGCGAAAGGCATTCAACAGCGCATGACAAAGCTTCCGGGGCTGGCGGATATTACAGTTACAGGAGGCACCAATGAGAAAAATCGCATCACTCAAATTGAGCGAGTAGAGAGTAAACGAGTGGCTTATATCAGTGCCAACTTAGGTAAGGATGTGGCCCTGGGGAAAGCGACCCGTCAGGTAGAGGCGATCGCGAAAGACGAAATCGCCAAGCAAGGAGCCACCCAAACAGTCTCTCTGCTGCGAGGTAGTGATTCTGCCCGTGTGGAAGAAATCTTTGACGACTTCAAGGTGACGCTAGGATTAGCTGTACTGTGTATCATGATTGTTCTGGTGCTGCTGTTTAAGAGCCTGCTGGATCCAATCGTGGTTGCTATTTCCCTGCCCCTGTCTCTGGTTGGGGCACTCCTGGCTTCTCTACTCACCCGTACCGACTTCGGGATGATCTCCATCATCGGCATTATTCTCCTGTTGGGATTAACTAATAAGAGCGCCATCCTGTTAGTGGACTACATCAACCAGTTACGGCGTGCCGGAGTCTCCCGAACAGAGGCAATTCTGACGGCTGGCCCAGTGCGCCTGCGTCCCATCCTGATGACGACCGTTGCCACAATTTTGGGGATGGTGCCGATTGCTCTGGGACTGGGGGCAGGTGCTGAGTTGCGATCGCCAATGGCGATCACTATTGTCGGTGGGCTGGTTACTTCTACTCTGCTCAGTCTGATTGTGATCCCCGTAGTCTATGCCGTGTTTGATGATTTCAGACAAGGTGTTAAGTTTAAGCTCAAAAAATTGTTCTAA
- the rimP gene encoding ribosome maturation factor RimP translates to MTHPLIPQIIDLAVPLAESLGLEVVGAVFQTNHRPPVLRVDIRNLERDTGLDDCEQMSRVLEAKLDETGIIPDTYVLEVSSPGISRMLSTDREFISFKGFTVTVATSEPHAGHQEWTGQLVGRDDEAVHLSQKGRAIAIPRSLVTRVQLAERQT, encoded by the coding sequence ATGACTCATCCTCTTATCCCCCAAATTATTGACCTCGCTGTTCCACTGGCAGAATCCCTGGGATTAGAAGTGGTTGGTGCCGTGTTTCAAACAAATCATCGGCCTCCTGTCTTGCGTGTGGATATTCGGAACCTGGAGCGAGATACCGGCTTGGATGACTGTGAGCAAATGAGCCGGGTTCTGGAAGCCAAGTTGGATGAGACGGGAATCATTCCAGACACTTATGTGTTAGAGGTGTCCAGCCCCGGTATTTCCAGGATGCTCAGTACGGATCGAGAATTCATTTCCTTCAAAGGATTTACCGTGACGGTGGCTACCTCTGAGCCACATGCTGGCCATCAGGAGTGGACGGGGCAACTGGTTGGACGGGACGACGAAGCCGTACATCTGAGCCAGAAAGGGCGAGCGATCGCCATTCCCCGATCGCTCGTTACCCGCGTTCAGCTTGCCGAGCGACAAACCTAA